The sequence below is a genomic window from Acidobacteriota bacterium.
AAATAATCGCGTATGAGCGCGCGGTCGAGCAGGCAATCGACGCGATTCCCGGAGTGCAAGGAGTTGCCATTGTGAGCGTGCTCCCGCTCACCTGCGATGGATGCAACACCGTTCGCTTTCGTCCGCAGGGTTATGCCGCGCCAACCAGCGCAGTGCAACCCGAGGCCAACATCCGCGCTATTAGTAATCGCTACTTGTCCACACTTCAGGCGAGGATGCTGAAGGGAAGAATCTTCGACGATCGCGATACCGACATCTCGCCGGAAGTGATCATCGTGAATCGTGCGTTGGCCGACAAGTACTTCGGCGGCGACGCCATCGGCAAGACTTTGACTTTCACCTTTTCCCCAACGCAGAAGCCGCGCGAAATCGTCGGCGTGGTGGACGAAATTAAAGACGGATTTTTCGACACTCCCGACACTCCCACGATCTACGACCCTTTTGCCCAGGCTGCAAACACTTTCGGAAACCTGATCGTGCGCACCTCGGGTGATGCCGGAGTCCTGGCGGAGAGCGTCCGCCGGTCGCTGCTGCAGCTCGACCCCGACACCGCGATCTTTCGCATCGGTACCCTGGATTCCAAAGTGGAAGGCTCAGTACCGATGTTTGTGCGACGCCTGCCCGCGATGCTGGTCACACAATTCGGCATCCTGGCGCTGCTGTTGGCGGCAGTCGGCGTCTATGGCGTAGTGTCGTATTCAGTGTCGCAACGAACGCGCGAGTTTGGAATCCGCATGGCGCTCGGCGCTAACACTCGGCAAGTGCTGCGCCTTGTAATGGGGCGCGGCGTTCGTCTGGTCGGCGTGGGCGCGTTGCTTGGCTTGGTTGGAGCAGCTGCACTGGCAAAGGCCGAAGCCAGCCTGATCTATGGTCTTCGAGTCCGCGACAGCTTGATGTTTGTGTCGGCAGCCTTTCTGATCTTCGTCATTGCGCTGGCGGCCAGCTATATTCCCGCGCGAAGAGCGGCTCGCCTGCATCCGCTGGACGCGCTGAGGTATGAGTAGGGAAGACGGCTAGCATGAAGCGGAGCGCCCGGCGAATGTGGCAGGCTGCCAGTTCTTCGTATGCCGCGGCGAGGGCCGCCCGGCCTCCCGTGTCTTCCTAGTTTTTGACGAGCGTGCGCTTGCCTGTTCGCGCAGCTTCGTATACAGCAGTGATGATCTGCATGTCACGACGGCCCAGTTCTCCGGGCACAGGAGTGTCGCGTCCAGTGCGCACGCAATCGGCGAAGTCGTCCATCTGAGCCGCTTGCTGGTTGATCGCGGGATAAATCAGCGGCCCGCGACTGGTTTCGCAAACGATGTCACGATAATTGAACGCGTGCTGCTTGAAATCGATCCAGCCCTTCGAGCCTTCCGCGCGGAAGGTGTCGGAGGAGTGGTTGAAACTCGTCACCGCATCGCAGCTCGCACCGTTGGGGAACTCCATCGTCCAACGAATCGTCTCTTCCACTTCATTAAAGAGTTCCGGTTTGGTCTTCGCCTCCTCGTGGGCTGTAACCGCGATCGGAGCGACGCCATTGGCTGCCATGCAAGCTCCATGAACAATGTAGATGCCGAGGTCCATCATAGGGCCACCGCCCGCCAGTTTCTTGTCAATGCGCCAGGCGCGCTCGCCGAAGACGAAGCCGCGGTCTCCCGTCATTTTCATGAATGGGCCAAAATCCTGGTCGCGGGCCAGTCGCATCAACTCGCGATGATAGAGGTCGTAATGCAGACGGTATCCGATCGCGAGCTTCACCTTCGCAGCCTTGCATGCAGCAATCATGCGGTTGCAATCGGCGACGGAGGTCGCCATCGGCTTCTCTGAGATCACGTGTTTGCCGGCCTTGGCCGCGCGGATAGTGAATTCCGGATGCAGTGCTGGGGGAGTGACAACGTAGACGATATCGATGTCAGAATTGTCTGCGATGTGGTCGAAGTTTTCGTAATTGTAGATGTTTTTCTTATTGAGCGCGTAATCGGCCGCCCAGCGTTCTCCCTTTTCTGGATGTCCCGTAACGACACCCGCCAGATAGCAATTTTTGCTCTCGCGCAAAGCCGGGCCAAGTTGACCCGAGGAGTACCTGCCCAATCCGAGGAGGGCAACACCAAGCTTGCGAT
It includes:
- a CDS encoding glucose-fructose oxidoreductase, with translation MPKNYFASRSRREFLRDLTWATAALAITGLHGQSKPLDRKLGVALLGLGRYSSGQLGPALRESKNCYLAGVVTGHPEKGERWAADYALNKKNIYNYENFDHIADNSDIDIVYVVTPPALHPEFTIRAAKAGKHVISEKPMATSVADCNRMIAACKAAKVKLAIGYRLHYDLYHRELMRLARDQDFGPFMKMTGDRGFVFGERAWRIDKKLAGGGPMMDLGIYIVHGACMAANGVAPIAVTAHEEAKTKPELFNEVEETIRWTMEFPNGASCDAVTSFNHSSDTFRAEGSKGWIDFKQHAFNYRDIVCETSRGPLIYPAINQQAAQMDDFADCVRTGRDTPVPGELGRRDMQIITAVYEAARTGKRTLVKN